The following proteins come from a genomic window of Zygotorulaspora mrakii chromosome 8, complete sequence:
- the MRPS9 gene encoding mitochondrial 37S ribosomal protein uS9m (similar to Saccharomyces cerevisiae MRPS9 (YBR146W); ancestral locus Anc_3.117) — protein MMFCRRIFGVSIRNFSASSFTRQEAVSKFPVRTIPKLSTFYSANPHHEYRIDRLESLLRRYVKLPVVPLSQVQADRPSWISMDDYALIGGGTRLKPIQYRQLISLLNKLHSVDPQLTNDEIKSELSPYYKKTKIQAVQTQVKTLDEYGRSVAIGRRKSSVAKVFLTRGQGEILVNGRQLNDYFVKLKDRRSIMYPLDVVNSVTKYNIFAATSGGGPTGQAEAIMNAVAKALVIFNPLLKPRLHKATVLTRDYRHVERKKPGRKKARKMPTWVKR, from the coding sequence ATGATGTTTTGCAGACGGATATTTGGAGTTTCCATCAGAAATTTCTCTGCGAGCTCTTTCACAAGGCAGGAGGCCGTGTCGAAATTCCCAGTGAGAACGATTCCAAAGCTCTCTACCTTTTATAGTGCTAATCCGCATCACGAATATCGCATTGACAGACTGGAATCTTTATTGCGCAGGTATGTTAAGCTGCCAGTAGTTCCGTTATCACAAGTGCAAGCAGATAGACCCTCATGGATATCAATGGACGACTATGCCTTGATAGGTGGTGGTACACGTTTGAAACCGATCCAGTATCGTCAGCTCATTTCGCTATTAAATAAGCTGCATTCTGTGGACCCACAATTGACTAATGACGAGATCAAATCAGAACTCTCACCATACTacaaaaagacaaaaatcCAAGCTGTTCAGACTCAAGTAAAAACGCTAGATGAATATGGCAGAAGCGTTGCGATAGGAAGGAGGAAGTCATCTGTGGCTAAAGTTTTCTTGACCAGAGGCCAGGGTGAAATACTGGTCAATGGACGCCAACTCAACGATTATTTTGTTAAATTGAAGGATAGAAGATCGATAATGTACCCCTTGGATGTTGTCAATTCTGTCACGAAGTATAATATATTCGCAGCGACTTCAGGTGGTGGTCCAACAGGTCAGGCAGAGGCTATTATGAATGCAGTAGCCAAAGCATTGGTTATCTTCAATCCCCTATTGAAGCCAAGATTGCACAAAGCTACAGTGTTGACACGAGACTACAGACATGTCGAAAGAAAGAAGCCTGGTAGAAAGAAGGCAAGAAAAATGCCAACCTGGGTAAAGAGATAG
- the MHF1 gene encoding Mhf1p (similar to Saccharomyces cerevisiae YOL086W-A; ancestral locus Anc_3.116) — protein MNDEDAKLTSNLKGKLWYCVERQVDEETPFDTRHTPQFINALVELTYVQLSEMGKDLEAFARHAGRDTITSDDMMLLLRKTPTLQDIIRPKAN, from the coding sequence atgaatgatgaagatgcaAAATTGACCAGTAATTTGAAGGGAAAGCTCTGGTATTGTGTAGAACGTCAAGTCGACGAAGAGACACCCTTTGACACTCGCCATACACCACAGTTTATTAATGCCCTTGTCGAACTGACTTATGTTCAGTTGAGTGAAATGGGTAAGGACCTCGAGGCATTTGCAAGACATGCGGGAAGAGACACGATCACCAGCGATGACATGATGCTATTGCTGAGAAAGACGCCAACTCTTCAAGATATTATAAGACCAAAAGCAAATTAG
- the DUF1 gene encoding Duf1p (similar to Saccharomyces cerevisiae YOL087C; ancestral locus Anc_3.115), which produces MDELTISYGLLAPQVRIARDSHILPISKILYPSGQTGFFLTCGRDGSVIKHKCDFDGNSVGSRRMQVHSDWVSDIIQVDENKFITVSYDFSIILLTLHEDELDTWDMKIIGDHDDYIKNIAEIPASNGGFLFATGGLDKKVKIWSLENDSATLVHEYDNSQADDTGSIYALASVDSDFSGLFDLVAGDCNGNIIFYSSLHRTEILRIDGAHDTNIKIIRLIDNCTRLITASSDGYICVWDLTHKGESFPKVRAFKWDCSIWAIKGSTIDHLYIGDSKGGICRADLSDEETLKVDNVYGTNGNSKNDHCKKGKKAGGILDIMVLPNDILMFSKSTDSNLYRLKLRTNSLKVSEGGFALTKSSLLTNRRHVITENSRGEIQRWDIVTCALVNTFEPSEGNFDEVVSKYTSREILSHWCSVSVKVGMLFVKLNPRLFNTEVYGSALESYKVVNGIQLSADERYNLGKIVVNSLFNEFLNYEIEKDKSFRKNLSSKRKESLLHHKDGSATPTVIPEQESTSKGKDKRKRSAFYRFTSTAPASESGSPIVSAPSTPVLPAENSDLPVEEHPLLPPSANLTSSTEVFAESSDALNASAPKSSDGRALSSGSLIGRKLRMLKTYSTNRPNNGTSSTGDALVSDVEDSFTEDENTHEPIVWNQSFSNENSNSQQAVDAIATKLKNIEVSQTSSELAVAKNHDVPKPPSQSMSDYIDQLHEGYVQQFVSNHSSLKLLARKTPETRIVRDTASPILRIRNGVLLVVHNWKKNSCGPTALFSTYLPASRTSENDSGCILNEGDDDEEDSQSNEEEKLFNYEQIDHECGNGMSKRQIFEGLERNLPFWSAKALLCDTMITKQQSKLNFVITPWQPTEQPVSPTTQVQQHGHQHHRLRFGRSKSSDLVLSSSDLPKISDSNMKLVAPGMIKVKKIKTYIADRFESKTPEMKAKIEPSEWLEILCKNQVLDNDMTLSTVRTLYWKSRGDIVFEYRRKCTDLVGLSPLTESHNNK; this is translated from the coding sequence ATGGATGAGCTGACAATCAGTTACGGTCTATTAGCACCCCAGGTTCGTATTGCTCGTGATTCGCATATTTtgccaatttcaaagatattgTATCCTTCAGGTCAAACGGGGTTTTTTTTAACTTGCGGAAGGGATGGTTCAGTTATAAAGCACAAATGCGACTTTGATGGGAATTCTGTTGGAAGTAGGAGGATGCAGGTTCATAGTGATTGGGTTAGTGATATTATAcaagttgatgaaaacaaGTTCATAACAGTGAGTTACGATTTCTCAATAATATTGCTTACTCTAcatgaagatgaattggACACTTGGGATATGAAGATAATAGGTGATCACGACgattatatcaaaaatatcgcTGAGATACCTGCAAGTAACGGTGGATTTCTGTTTGCTACTGGAGGGCTGGATAAAAAAGTTAAAATATGGAGTTTAGAGAATGACAGCGCTACTCTGGTTCACGAATACGATAATTCTCAAGCAGACGACACGGGGTCAATATACGCACTTGCATCTGTTGACAGTGACTTTAGTGGTTTGTTTGATTTAGTAGCTGGAGATTGTAATGgtaatatcattttttattccAGCTTACACAGGACAGAAATCTTGCGCATTGATGGAGCACACGAcacaaatatcaaaataatacGATTAATAGACAATTGCACGCGCTTGATTACTGCGTCGTCTGATGGATATATCTGCGTATGGGATCTTACGCATAAAGGAGAAAGTTTTCCAAAAGTTAGAGCTTTCAAGTGGGACTGTTCAATATGGGCTATAAAAGGTTCCACCATAGATCATCTATACATAGGTGATTCTAAAGGGGGAATTTGTAGAGCCGATCTATCAGACGAGGAAACCCTAAAAGTAGACAACGTTTATGGAACTAACGGAAACTCCAAAAATGATCATTGCAAGAAAGGTAAAAAAGCTGGTGGTATTCTTGATATAATGGTTTTACCGAATGATATTTTAATGTTTTCTAAATCTACCGACTCGAATTTATATCGTCTGAAACTACGGACGAACTCTTTAAAAGTATCAGAGGGCGGATTTGCTTTAACTAAAAGTTCTCTTTTAACAAATAGAAGACACGTTATAACCGAAAATTCAAGAGGCGAAATTCAAAGATGGGATATAGTAACATGCGCTCTTGTAAACACTTTTGAACCCTCAGAGGGTAATTTCGACGAAGTTGTCTCAAAATACACGTCTCGGGAAATTCTATCACACTGGTGCAGCGTTTCCGTAAAAGTTGGAATGTTATTTGTAAAGCTCAATCCACGCCTTTTTAACACTGAAGTCTATGGATCCGCCTTAGAAAGTTATAAAGTTGTTAATGGAATTCAATTAAGCGCAGACGAAAGATACAATCTTGGGAAAATAGTCGTGAATTCACTGTTCAACGAATTTTTGAACtacgaaattgaaaaagataaatcttttagaaaaaatctttcttcgaaaagaaaggaaagCTTATTGCATCACAAAGATGGATCTGCTACACCTACAGTTATTCCTGAGCAGGAGTCTACCTCAAAGGGCAAGgacaaaagaaagagatcTGCATTCTACCGTTTCACATCAACAGCACCAGCCTCAGAGAGTGGTTCCCCTATCGTATCAGCACCAAGTACACCTGTTCTCCCTGCCGAAAATTCAGACTTACCTGTGGAAGAACATCCTCTATTGCCACCATCGGCCAATTTAACTTCATCTACCGAAGTGTTTGCGGAATCTAGTGATGCTTTGAACGCTTCTGCTCCAAAATCTTCTGATGGTCGCGCACTAAGTTCTGGATCATTGATCGGCCGAAAACTAAGGATGTTGAAAACATATTCTACTAATCGGCCAAACAATGGAACATCATCGACTGGAGATGCGCTTGTATCTGACGTTGAGGATTCATTCACTGAGGATGAAAATACGCACGAACCCATTGTATGGAACCAATCTTTCAGTAATGAAAATTCGAACTCTCAGCAGGCTGTAGACGCAATCGCTACAAAActaaaaaatatagaaGTTTCACAAACATCTTCAGAGTTGGCCGTGGCAAAAAATCATGATGTACCCAAACCACCATCTCAGAGCATGTCTGATTACATTGATCAATTACATGAAGGTTATGTTCAACAATTTGTCTCGAATCACTCGTCATTGAAATTACTTGCAAGAAAAACTCCAGAGACAAGAATAGTACGAGACACTGCTTCCCCTATACTACGAATCAGAAATGGTGTTTTGCTTGTAGTACACaactggaagaaaaattcatgCGGGCCTACGGCTTTATTTTCAACCTACTTGCCTGCATCACGCACTTCCGAGAATGATAGTGGCTGTATCCTTAACGaaggtgatgatgatgaagaggacAGTCAAAGTaacgaggaagaaaagcttttcaatTACGAGCAGATTGATCATGAATGTGGTAATGGGATGAGTAAGcgacaaatttttgaggGGTTGGAGCGTAATCTACCATTTTGGTCGGCTAAAGCCTTACTATGCGATACGATGATAACGAAACAACAATCAAAGTTAAATTTTGTAATCACACCTTGGCAGCCAACTGAGCAGCCAGTATCGCCTACTACACAAGTTCAACAACATGGACATCAGCATCACAGACTAAGATTTGGCAGATCCAAATCCAGCGATCTTGTGTTAAGTTCCTCAGATCTACCGAAGATATCGGATTCGAATATGAAGCTAGTCGCTCCAGGCATGATAAAGGTGAAAAAGATTAAAACCTACATTGCAGATAGGTTTGAATCGAAGACGCCTGAGATGaaagcaaaaattgaacCATCTGAATGGCTGGAGATTTTGTGTAAAAACCAGGTCCTTGACAATGACATGACTTTAAGTACCGTCAGGACCTTGTATTGGAAATCGCGAGGTGACATAGTATTTGAGTACAGAAGAAAGTGTACAGATCTGGTTGGCTTATCCCCTTTGACCGAGTCACATAACAAtaaataa
- the RPB5 gene encoding DNA-directed RNA polymerase core subunit RPB5 (similar to Saccharomyces cerevisiae RPB5 (YBR154C); ancestral locus Anc_3.114), which translates to MDQENERNISRLWRTFKTVKEMVKDRGYFIAQEEIELPLEDFKAKYCDSMGRPQRRMMSFQSNPTEDAITKFPTLGSLWVEFCDEPTVGVKTMKTFVIHIQEKNFQTGIFVYQNNITPSAMKLVPSIPPATIETFHEAALVVNITHHELVPKHIKLNEEEKQELLKRYRLKESQLPRIQRADPVALYLGLKRGEVVKIIRNSETAGRYASYRICM; encoded by the coding sequence ATGGATCAAGAAAACGAGAGAAATATATCCAGGTTATGGAGAACCTTTAAGACAGTCAAGGAAATGGTCAAGGATAGAGGCTATTTTATCGCACAAGAGGAAATTGAGCTGCCTTTGGAAGACTTCAAAGCTAAGTACTGTGACTCTATGGGGAGACCGCAAAGAAGAATGATGTCATTTCAATCAAATCCTACTGAAGACGCAATCACTAAATTTCCAACTTTGGGATCTCTTTGGGTTGAATTTTGTGATGAACCAACAGTTGGTGTCAAGACAATGAAAACCTTTGTCATACATATCCAAGAGAAGAATTTCCAAACCGGTATTTTCGTTTATCAAAATAACATTACACCCAGTGCGATGAAATTAGTTCCATCTATACCTCCAGCTACTATTGAAACATTTCATGAAGCCGCATTGGTTGTTAACATCACACATCATGAACTGGTTCCAAAGCACATTAAGttgaatgaagaagagaagcAAGAGTTATTAAAAAGATATAGACTTAAAGAATCGCAATTGCCTAGAATCCAAAGGGCAGATCCAGTAGCATTGTATTTAGGACTCAAGAGGGGGGAAGTGGTCAAGATTATTAGAAATAGTGAAACAGCGGGTCGTTATGCCAGTTACAGAATTTGCATGTGA
- the RIB7 gene encoding 2,5-diamino-6-(ribosylamino)-4(3H)-pyrimidinone 5'-phosphate reductase (similar to Saccharomyces cerevisiae RIB7 (YBR153W); ancestral locus Anc_3.113), with amino-acid sequence MSLGSLRPDVSDFLSPYLPPNNDENLSRPSVTLTYAQSLDSRISKGHGIRTTISHPETKTMTHYLRYHHDGILIGSGTALADNPGLNCKYGGPDAREHSPRPIILDAKQKWKFSGSKMQELFLSGEGKSPIIVVDKEPADKETGAEYLACSCTDLGSFDWDKMMHILRTRYRIKSVMVEGGANVINQLILRPDLVDNLVITIGPTFLGRNGVEVSPTTGMSLCDVNWWRGTNDAVLAAHLSK; translated from the coding sequence ATGTCTTTGGGGTCATTGAGACCTGATGTCAGTGACTTTCTCTCGCCTTATCTGCCACCaaacaatgatgaaaacTTATCAAGGCCCTCGGTAACCCTTACTTATGCTCAATCTCTTGACTCCAGAATATCAAAGGGTCATGGTATTAGAACAACAATCTCACACCCCGAGACAAAAACTATGACACATTATCTACGATATCACCATGATGGGATACTGATTGGAAGTGGAACTGCTCTAGCGGACAATCCGGGCCTCAATTGTAAATACGGTGGCCCTGATGCCAGGGAACATTCTCCGAGGCCAATAATCCTCGATGCTAAacaaaaatggaaatttAGCGGCTCCAAGATGCAAGAGCTCTTCCTGAGCGGCGAAGGTAAAAGCCCTATAATTGTTGTTGACAAAGAGCCCGCTGATAAAGAAACTGGTGCCGAGTACTTAGCTTGTAGCTGCACCGATTTAGGGTCATTTGATTGGGATAAAATGATGCATATTTTACGCACCAGATATAGAATCAAGTCCGTGATGGTAGAGGGTGGAGCAAATGTTATAAACCAACTTATATTGAGGCCCGATTTGGTCGACAATCTTGTCATTACAATTGGACCCACCTTTTTAGGAAGAAACGGGGTCGAAGTGAGCCCCACAACTGGAATGTCCCTTTGTGATGTAAACTGGTGGAGAGGTACCAACGATGCAGTTCTAGCAGCCCATCTATCTAAATAA
- the SPP381 gene encoding U4/U6-U5 snRNP complex subunit SPP381 (similar to Saccharomyces cerevisiae SPP381 (YBR152W); ancestral locus Anc_3.112) has protein sequence MAVRHFRRVLDNNEENSDLKSSSDEDSESDVPQQPTAGVVADTKGIDQQRSEDIHGKEEDSGTESSDSTSSTSSDSSHEDQIIALHKPVFIKKSRIAKRPNEDEVQQSLEEREMKKRASRMQKVKHENDILTLQEESKRQMNMNYSTDKDLLIRAMLLDDSDVIDPTREEMKWLERQEARRKRRRDRLLAKQLELEEYEANKLKFSKMGDAGVSERAPKPTIKAVSQSANQYKPNRVQDITFAKLNDREGGNEDTEYSVL, from the coding sequence ATGGCAGTCAGACATTTTAGAAGAGTGCTTGATAACAACGAGGAGAATagtgatttgaaaagttccAGTGATGAAGACAGCGAATCTGATGTCCCTCAACAGCCTACTGCAGGTGTTGTTGCTGATACAAAAGGTATAGATCAACAGCGCAGTGAAGACATACACGGCAAAGAGGAAGATAGTGGCACTGAAAGTAGCGATAGCACTAGTAGTACTAGTAGCGATAGTAGTCATGAGGACCAGATTATAGCCTTGCATAAGCCTGTGTTCataaagaaatcaagaattgcGAAAAGAccaaatgaagatgaggtTCAACAAAGTTTAGAGGAAAGAGAGATGAAGAAACGAGCAAGTAGGATGCAAAAAGTGAAGCATGAAAATGACATTCTCACGCTACAAGAGGAATCTAAACGCCAGATGAATATGAACTACAGTACAGATAAAGATTTACTGATACGAGCGATGTTACTGGATGACAGCGATGTTATAGATCCTACTCGTGAGGAGATGAAATGGCTCGAGCGCCAAGAAGCACGAAGGAAGCGTCGTAGAGATAGACTTTTGGCCAAACAACTAGAGCTCGAAGAGTACGAGGCTAACAAGCTAAAGTTCAGCAAGATGGGCGATGCGGGAGTTTCTGAAAGGGCGCCCAAGCCAACGATAAAGGCCGTGTCTCAATCGGCAAATCAATACAAACCCAATCGCGTACAAGACATAACATTCgcaaaattgaatgatcGAGAAGGTGGAAACGAAGATACGGAGTATTCTGTTTTATAG
- the MPD2 gene encoding protein disulfide isomerase MPD2 (similar to Saccharomyces cerevisiae MPD2 (YOL088C); ancestral locus Anc_3.111), with translation MLVLQLILVWKCLLIQLAACSSSKERTHVDLAMSIDEYYDTVNSKISYTMVEFTTPWCHHCKKLKPNFLKLSKMYENDTTVPPVKFLEVNCEVFGTTICRDMPGFPMIYLIQPRVKPLILPKSETSVPFWRKLWTKIRNRIEDPMWQLDKDRIINYNGKREAIPMKKFIESVRAKDALVERVNNVLNDKFECSQDDEPCQLGKRYVLENLDKLSPKQLGQERLKLESIIKNAGEKEDDAIKVAIELIKFKLQILNHFDKSNEEQINVYDEL, from the coding sequence ATGTTGGTTTTACAACTGATTTTAGTATGGAAATGCTTGTTGATACAATTGGCTGCTTGTTCCTCCTCAAAGGAGAGAACACATGTGGACTTAGCAATGTCAATCGATGAGTACTACGATACCGTTAATAGTAAAATATCGTATACCATGGTGGAATTTACCACGCCATGGTGTCACCATTGTAAGAAATTGAAGCCAAACTTTCTGAAGCTGAGCAAGATGTACGAAAACGATACAACTGTACCACCAGTAAAATTTCTAGAAGTGAATTGTGAAGTTTTTGGTACAACGATTTGCAGAGATATGCCTGGATTCCCAATGATCTATTTAATCCAACCCCGAGTTAAACCCTTAATTTTACCAAAAAGTGAAACATCTGTACCATTTTGGCGCAAACTATGGACGAAAATTCGTAATAGAATCGAAGATCCAATGTGGCAATTAGATAAGGATAGAATCATCAATTATAATGGTAAACGTGAGGCAATCcccatgaaaaaattcattgaaaGTGTAAGAGCTAAGGATGCTTTGGTGGAAAGAGTGAACAATGTACTGAATGATAAATTCGAATGTTCACAGGATGACGAACCTTGCCAACTGGGCAAAAGATATGTTTTGGAGAACTTGGATAAACTGTCACCAAAGCAATTGGGACAAGAGAGGTTGAAATTGGAATCAATTATAAAAAATGCGGGCGAAAAAGAAGACGATGCAATCAAGGTCGCAATTGAACTGataaaattcaaattaCAAATTTTAAACCATTTTGATAAGAGCAATGAAGAGCAGATAAATGTATACGATGAATTATAA
- the APD1 gene encoding Apd1p (similar to Saccharomyces cerevisiae APD1 (YBR151W); ancestral locus Anc_3.110) — MGLLRLFHRRGDSVSKDDAKKIEEVADICDESECCVDCSQEDADLEELDRIFDKLKIDKSEALFNTSKAPKIHFVVPTSQKDWEHDACAENDKSVEYKISEWCKSNGGRFSDVGQGNSFTTAVSSLPKDIMDIQVMRGTKNNVLVLPFFIWINDLEATKVDETLEELVPILLNRSVSREQLLREKPYLSEAREQAFVFICSHAKRDKRCGITAPYLKKTFDKSLQNIGLYRDISDARPNGVNVAFVNHVGGHKFAANLQLFLKKNNSLIWLARITPTNVPCVVDGIILPEKPKLPWPEKVRCIQKYPQW, encoded by the coding sequence ATGGGGTTGTTACGGTTGTTCCACCGCAGAGGCGATAGCGTCAGCAAGGACGACGCCAAGAAGATCGAGGAGGTCGCAGACATCTGTGACGAGAGCGAGTGCTGCGTTGATTGCTCACAGGAGGATGCGGATCTCGAGGAGCTGGACCGGATCTTCGACAAGCTGAAAATCGACAAGAGCGAAGCACTGTTTAACACTTCGAAGGCACCAAAGATTCACTTCGTCGTTCCCACGTCGCAGAAGGACTGGGAACATGATGCATGTGCGGAAAACGACAAGTCGGTTGAATACAAGATAAGCGAGTGGTGCAAATCGAACGGTGGGAGATTCAGCGATGTCGGGCAGGGTAACTCCTTCACTACAGCCGTGTCGTCGCTGCCAAAGGACATCATGGACATCCAGGTTATGCGCGGTACGAAGAACAATGTGTTGGTGCTACCGTTTTTCATTTGGATAAACGATCTGGAAGCAACGAAAGTTGATGAAACGCTGGAGGAGCTAGTACCGATCCTGCTCAATCGCTCAGTATCAAGGGAGCAACTGCTGCGGGAGAAACCGTACTTATCGGAGGCACGGGAACAGGCGTTTGTATTCATATGTTCGCATGCAAAGAGGGACAAAAGGTGTGGCATCACAGCACcgtatttgaaaaaaacgtTTGATAAAAGTCTACAAAATATTGGTCTCTATAGAGATATCAGTGATGCAAGGCCAAATGGTGTCAATGTCGCATTCGTCAACCACGTTGGTGGTCACAAATTTGCTGCAAATTTGCAACTTttcctgaaaaaaaataattcgCTCATTTGGCTAGCACGTATTACTCCAACAAACGTACCTTGCGTCGTTGATGGTATTATTTTACCAGAAAAGCCGAAGTTACCATGGCCAGAAAAGGTGAGATGCATTCAGAAATATCCACAATGGTAG